The proteins below are encoded in one region of bacterium:
- a CDS encoding polysaccharide biosynthesis/export family protein: MEEKDMSLRWSFVFTIIILFLLNVLIQNSWAKDRTSYLLGKDDVIKVFVWDHPELSGDMVVNPAGNISFLLLGDVMVEGLTEEELEKILTEKFSQYIMAPQVSVTIVGYNSKKIYILGEVSKPGEYPIGGTVISLREAILKAGLPTKSAALGRVRIITPQPTKPIVKIVNLSLILNKGCLKEDIDLQAGDIVYIPSNIPAKIGDGLDKIASPISRILAFIGLIEGIKGIGE, from the coding sequence ATGGAGGAAAAAGATATGAGTCTGCGGTGGAGTTTTGTTTTTACTATTATTATATTATTTTTATTGAATGTGCTAATACAGAATTCATGGGCAAAAGATAGAACTTCTTACCTGTTGGGTAAGGATGATGTCATAAAGGTTTTTGTCTGGGACCATCCAGAATTAAGTGGTGATATGGTAGTTAATCCCGCAGGTAATATCTCCTTTCTTCTATTGGGAGATGTGATGGTTGAAGGATTAACAGAAGAGGAGTTAGAAAAGATATTAACCGAAAAGTTTTCCCAGTATATAATGGCTCCCCAGGTTTCGGTCACGATAGTAGGATATAACAGTAAAAAAATTTATATTTTAGGCGAAGTAAGTAAACCGGGTGAGTATCCAATTGGCGGAACGGTTATATCGTTACGGGAAGCTATACTCAAAGCCGGCTTACCAACTAAATCTGCGGCACTGGGACGAGTGCGAATTATCACACCACAACCGACTAAACCAATAGTTAAAATCGTAAATCTATCACTGATTTTAAATAAAGGATGTTTGAAAGAAGATATTGATTTGCAGGCAGGGGATATAGTTTATATTCCATCTAATATACCAGCTAAAATAGGTGATGGTTTAGATAAAATTGCGTCACCTATTAGTAGGATTCTTGCCTTTATAGGATTAATAGAAGGGATTAAAGGAATTGGGGAATAA
- a CDS encoding XrtA system polysaccharide chain length determinant encodes MDILKATRVNIGDYLQVIFRRKWLFIIPFFTIFLTTTIGAIFMPKIYESKAMLVVEEKQLLSPLVSGMAVAPTIQERLDILKEQITSWYRLAEMVEALKLCTYTKDQTKINAYIQSLQKRIKVILKARFLIQVSFEDTNPKVAEAVVNYITKSLVKEEISGQEEEALSAIKFIADQVKHYQEKLEEAEASLKDFKEKNLLELPGSGGSNLAKAIGIKDALLEIRLDLQEAHKTKQLLQRQLASEEKIITSKTTSINPVIEKLNAKLIELQTELSDLKAKKCTDEHPWVIALKDSIQKLEARIEDEKHSTISSEVTEVNPTYMEIESKLRDTEALIDSLSAREKQLQELATSYESRARIVPSQEQELTRLTRDMGVNESIYSMLLNRLETANISQKLEKAERGTRFKIIDPAREPLHPIKPDMNMMVFLAFVIGSIFGCGCVFLGEYTDHSFRSLEDAESVLAVPSLGSISKITTVEELINQRAKQKRRIVLVTIFTLCLVGVIVFVVLLTMNPVK; translated from the coding sequence ATGGATATACTTAAAGCAACACGAGTTAATATAGGTGATTATCTCCAGGTAATATTTCGTCGGAAATGGCTATTTATAATACCCTTTTTTACTATATTTCTTACGACGACAATAGGGGCTATCTTTATGCCTAAAATTTATGAATCTAAGGCTATGCTTGTGGTAGAAGAAAAGCAACTTCTTTCACCATTAGTCAGTGGTATGGCTGTTGCACCTACTATTCAGGAACGTCTGGATATCTTAAAAGAGCAAATAACGAGTTGGTATAGGTTAGCCGAGATGGTTGAGGCATTAAAATTATGTACCTATACCAAAGACCAGACTAAAATTAATGCCTATATTCAATCCCTTCAGAAGAGAATTAAAGTTATTTTAAAAGCAAGATTTCTTATTCAAGTATCTTTTGAAGATACAAATCCAAAAGTTGCTGAGGCAGTAGTCAACTATATTACTAAGAGTTTGGTTAAAGAAGAAATTTCTGGCCAGGAAGAAGAGGCACTTTCGGCTATTAAATTTATTGCGGATCAAGTTAAGCATTATCAAGAAAAACTTGAAGAGGCAGAGGCATCATTAAAAGACTTCAAAGAGAAAAATCTATTAGAATTGCCAGGTAGTGGTGGCTCAAACTTAGCTAAGGCAATTGGTATTAAAGATGCTCTGTTAGAAATTAGACTTGATTTACAAGAGGCTCATAAAACTAAACAATTGCTACAAAGACAATTGGCTAGTGAAGAAAAAATTATCACTTCTAAAACAACCTCAATAAATCCTGTTATCGAAAAATTAAACGCTAAATTGATTGAACTTCAAACAGAATTGAGTGACCTTAAGGCAAAAAAATGCACAGATGAACATCCATGGGTAATAGCGTTAAAGGATAGCATTCAAAAACTTGAAGCACGCATTGAAGATGAAAAACATTCAACAATAAGTAGTGAAGTAACAGAAGTTAATCCAACATATATGGAAATAGAGTCGAAATTACGCGATACAGAGGCATTAATTGATTCTCTGAGCGCCAGAGAAAAACAATTACAAGAATTAGCCACATCATATGAAAGCCGGGCAAGGATAGTTCCGAGTCAAGAACAAGAACTCACCCGGCTAACCAGAGATATGGGAGTGAATGAAAGTATTTATTCGATGTTATTAAATCGATTAGAAACAGCTAATATCTCTCAAAAATTAGAGAAGGCAGAACGCGGAACAAGATTTAAAATTATAGACCCCGCAAGAGAACCTTTACACCCAATTAAACCTGATATGAATATGATGGTTTTTTTAGCATTTGTTATTGGGTCGATTTTTGGATGTGGATGTGTTTTCTTAGGCGAATATACAGACCATTCCTTCAGAAGCCTGGAAGATGCTGAATCTGTTTTAGCAGTCCCTTCTTTAGGCTCTATATCGAAAATAACTACTGTTGAGGAACTTATAAATCAGCGGGCAAAACAGAAAAGAAGAATCGTATTAGTGACAATTTTTACTCTATGTCTAGTCGGAGTGATTGTGTTTGTTGTTTTATTAACAATGAATCCTGTAAAGTAA
- a CDS encoding CpsD/CapB family tyrosine-protein kinase, whose translation MDELNKKSKKSNMEHQKDELEDNGMREKKRQKISVPPPSLYVASSRKGGGIDSRIVTYHDPKAPIAEQYRILRTNIQRLTPENPPRVIAVTSALHQEGKTTTAINLSVVMAQDLHKKILLCDCDLRKPMVHKLMGIDSNKGIAEILLYDADIESVLHTGKVENLTILPCGKRPPNPAELLGSYKMKELINELRTKFDYIIIDTPPVLAITDVGIIADYIDGVIFAVQAWRTQREAVLRSQALLTAARAKILGFVLTNVEHFVPRYLYHYGYGYQYGYYHYA comes from the coding sequence ATGGATGAATTAAACAAGAAATCAAAAAAGTCTAATATGGAACATCAAAAAGATGAGTTAGAAGATAATGGAATGAGAGAGAAAAAAAGGCAGAAGATTTCTGTTCCGCCGCCTTCATTGTATGTGGCAAGTAGCAGAAAAGGTGGAGGGATAGATTCTCGAATAGTCACTTATCATGACCCTAAAGCCCCTATCGCAGAACAGTATCGCATTCTAAGAACTAATATTCAACGCCTTACGCCGGAAAATCCCCCTCGCGTCATTGCGGTTACCAGTGCTTTACATCAGGAAGGTAAGACAACTACGGCGATTAATTTAAGTGTAGTTATGGCTCAGGACCTTCATAAAAAAATACTTCTATGTGATTGTGACCTCCGTAAACCAATGGTGCATAAATTGATGGGAATAGATTCCAATAAAGGAATAGCCGAAATCCTTCTTTATGATGCCGATATTGAATCTGTATTACACACTGGTAAAGTGGAGAATTTAACCATTCTTCCTTGTGGCAAAAGACCACCTAATCCTGCAGAATTACTTGGTTCATATAAAATGAAAGAATTGATAAATGAATTAAGAACAAAATTTGACTACATAATTATTGATACCCCACCAGTTTTAGCTATTACAGATGTTGGAATTATCGCCGATTATATTGATGGAGTAATATTCGCTGTCCAGGCATGGAGAACACAACGAGAGGCAGTTTTAAGAAGTCAAGCACTACTCACAGCCGCACGCGCTAAAATTCTGGGATTTGTTCTGACAAATGTAGAACATTTTGTCCCAAGATATCTATATCACTATGGTTATGGTTACCAATATGGATATTATCACTACGCATAA